A single genomic interval of Festucalex cinctus isolate MCC-2025b chromosome 16, RoL_Fcin_1.0, whole genome shotgun sequence harbors:
- the frem1a gene encoding FRAS1-related extracellular matrix protein 1a isoform X4, translating to MGRAMMKSKGQSLALLPFLLLGVTCNASLVKVNRALKVRRGQSAYLREGDLQFLIPIQKDACKVEVVLNEPITQRVGKFLPQVFNCHYRENVVKYVHNGSPLLTEDTIKLRLYRFTETDTSIEVFSLHVDIVHPDCSIIKLGPKFLQVPLFGISADVDGNVLSFHYERRSSLECSIHFNTHDTHLPAHGQLVTGKPEEAIKRGDEPMRYVEEDPARCHSDVCLRGVKPVRFFKVPCNDFLVMGLKYQHMTPPSPDIDYIAIKLDLKDTRSGNIHQSEQIWIPVQITGALSNQPPAASFMSTFILEVDQFILTPLSTATLDGEDEETPQERLIFNITKAPLDGFVAHLSDQTRRVNSFTWLDLNSMLIAYQPPNSSHTLRRHFEMEIEVHDFFFEKSSPITVHVSIRNADTNAPMRVSWNMGLSLLEGQSRPITWEQLQIVDNDNIDAVRIITVDGLLHGRLTVKGGKGFMFTVKDIKAGIVFYHHDDSDSTGDFIVFRITDGHHQTRHKFPIKILPKDDSPPFLIANLLLDVSQGQTTLLKGTALQASDMDSSSSDYILFNITRPPQVGEIMKFPGPGLTGYPVSSFLQRDLSQSIIYYRHTGNEAIDDSFEFVLSDFQEPPNLSEPQVVMLHIEPVPHQPPSEVPSARRCLVVKETDVVHITQQHLHFVDKDSPDNDLTYTLTTPPFYNDHRSSEDAGRLFLVDSIPKFSKDTNAPVLRLFTQNAINFMKVAYMPPTMDIGPFPRYVQFVLSVTNRHGKTLDGICFNITVIPVDNQPPEVITNPVMVDEGGERWLGPEHLLLSDVDSVDAALQLELLREPQHGMLQLNRSPLKPGQTFTLHDLTSHRVRYSHDNSETVDDSINLAATDGVNKIHLILQVNVSPINDEVPVLVAGLKPMLTCDEGQTIIISAEYIYAIDADTDNNSLTFLIARQPDHGLVLRNGVVVDNFIQSDVDAGIISYKHTGPEIGLTPYHDTVTFVVSDEEAGKYFPCCSGRNPEISLPVYDLHITILPVNSQPPSIKTGDIFVVDEGGRAQIKASHLKVSDVDTVVDELVVSLVTLPQFGYLENVLPRPGFEKSNMGMSIDSCFYRDIIAGQINYVQSRHQKLEPTSDQLTLCVSDGKFSSAHVTFNIVVNPTNDEIPEFVAQNIAVQEGQMKHLDLTVLNATDLDVPKNVLFFRVVKPPQHGNIVRQRTNDTIDQQVNSEFTVVDFSMAELTNGKAVAYMHDDSKHLEDSFTIQLMDGSHKIQRRVMVEVTAVSDEKPHLIRNNGLEVEPGEARLITSVTLFTQDHDTPSSQVMYIFTSVPAHGVLQLKHVQNWLPLVAGENCTQEMVDMNHLRYVHRDPFGTTTGDHFLFYLFDGQNQSPSQQFNISVKRVEKGTIAVFARPVTVNRGGRVVLTTDMLFATDHADRPEELVFVITTPAAHGYLENTKHPGVTISTFSQMDIAANRVVYVHNKQASTPTEAIQFVVNNNKTSREGILEVSVKMVDLIPPSLSNKGLLIPQGFAMTLSPDRLAMTDPDTPRSALVFKILQPPRHGELLLHGNALAADSTFTQQHIEELEVTYKHNGAQSQIDRFEFTATDGANRGVLLDGKLHTEPLSFIIQIDPLDTSYPELIKLLPLWKAEILADGRYGIFLSSQELKAKDTNSKEEELIFSIVRQPYFGYLENITTGGFSREHISQMDLKWRTVVYIIKPEMESLSDSLEFRVSDRHGNTGPSHILQLKWSSVELSQGQYCVNEEDKRVSVEIIRKGNIAESSYVTVKVNEMTATAGKDFLSSSSSLIQFDPGVSLRIWNSEVIHDQLEEADEVFEVVLVLPEDTVIASVSKAQVIIKDQGRGQCKQNQQHAASTLKKTVQSDKYTQNPSGRLRKLSLGTKSSIHRDFSRKNIKKGKREMMRVVSRRSKQKASAELINSKRGPRRSFPNPRKSEHATTNNFVPRPCLPEVMGLLHFNQTTNQIFHCNGVSWKSWMPADQVASPLCPRGWTFHSGHCYILKKHKASWRRANRSCTERYKSTLASVFSKRDMDWLWDFGGRKPFWIGLNDSDGEGSWMWADGQSVNYTNWNRTPSPSIVKGSKICGLVWRGAKWQRRDCKTGPGHRYICSIKI from the exons ATGGGAAGAGCAATGATGAAGTCAAAAGGTCAAAGCCTGGCTTTGCTTCCTTTCCTGCTTCTCGGAGTGACTTGCAACGCTTCCCTTGTAAAAGTCAATCGAGCGTTAAAGGTGAGACGGGGTCAGTCGGCCTATCTCCGGGAAGGTGACCTGCAGTTCCTCATCCCGATTCAAAAGGATGCATGCAAAGTGGAAGTGGTGTTAAATGAGCCCATAACTCAACGAGTGGGGAAATTCCTGCCTCAG GTGTTTAACTGCCATTATCGAGAAAATGTGGTCAAGTATGTCCATAATGGTTCTCCACTATTAACAGAGGACACGATTAAGCTTCGGCTGTATAG GTTCACTGAGACTGACACATCCATTGAGGTTTTTTCTCTCCACGTTGACATCGTGCATCCCGACTGCAGTATTATCAAGCTTGGACCCAAATTTTTGCAAGTTCCATTATTTGGCATCTCTGCTGATGTTGATGGCAATGTGCTGTCCTTCCATTATGAAAGGCGGTCCAGCTTAGAGTGTAGCATCCATTTCAATACGCATGACACTCACCTGCCAGCTCATGGGCAACTAGTTACTGGAAAGCCAGAGGAAGCCATCAAAAGAGGGGACGAGCCAATGCGCTACGTTGAGG AAGATCCAGCTAGATGTCATTCGGATGTTTGCCTGAGGGGTGTGAAGCCCGTCAGGTTCTTCAAAGTTCCCTGTAATGACTTCCTGGTGATGGGGCTGAAATACCAGCACATGACTCCTCCATCTCCTGACATTGATTACATTGCAATCAAGCTTGACCTCAAAGACACGAGGAGTGGCAACATACATCAG TCCGAACAGATTTGGATTCCGGTGCAGATTACAGGTGCGCTGTCAAATCAGCCCCCCGCGGCGTCATTTATGTCGACGTTCATCTTGGAGGTGGATCAGTTCATCCTCACCCCGCTATCGACTGCCACGTTAGACGGCGAGGATGAGGAAACGCCGCAAGAGAGGCTGATTTTTAACATCACCAAAGCACCTTTAGATGGCTTCGTTGCTCACCTTTCCGACCAAACTCGCCGAGTCAATTCCTTCACATGGTTGGATTTAAATAGCATGCTCATTGCGTATCAGCCCCCGAACTCCTCTCATACGCTACGCAGACACTTTgag ATGGAAATCGAGGTTCATGATTTTTTCTTCGAAAAGAGCTCACCAATCACCGTGCACGTGTCCATAAGGAATGCTGACACCAATGCGCCAATGCGAGTTTCCTGGAACATGG GTCTCAGCCTGTTGGAAGGACAATCGCGCCCAATAACATGGGAGCAGCTCCAGATCGTGGACAATGACAACATAGACGCTGTCCGTATCATCACCGTGGACGGCCTTCTGCATGGAAGACTGACTGTCAAAG GTGGAAAGGGCTTCATGTTTACCGTCAAGGACATTAAAGCTGGGATCGTTTTCTATCACCACGACGACAGCGACTCCACCGGTGACTTCATCGTCTTCCGCATCACTGATGGTCACCACCAGACCCGCCACAAATTCCCCATAAAGATCCTCCCGAAAGACGATAGCCCCCCATTCCTTATTGCCAACTTGTTGCTCGACGTGTCCCAGGGTCAGACGACTCTGCTAAAAGGCACTGCCCTTCAGGCTTCCGATATGGACTCCTCCAGCAGCGACTACATCCTCTTTAACATCACGAGACCTCCACAGGTGGGAGAGATTATGAAGTTTCCAGGGCCAGGACTAACAG GTTACCCAGTCAGCAGTTTTTTGCAGCGAGACCTCTCTCAATCCATCATTTATTATCGACACACGGGGAATGAAGCGATTGATGACTCCTTTGAGTTTGTGCTGTCGGATTTCCAAGAACCCCCGAACTTGTCAGAGCCCCAG GTCGTCATGTTGCACATTGAGCCGGTACCACACCAACCACCTAGCGAGGTCCCTAGCGCCAGACGGTGTCTTGTGGTCAAAGAGACAGACGTGGTGCATATAACACAGCAACATCTTCACTTTGTAGACAAGGATTCGCCAGACAATGATTTGACATACACGCTTACAACTCCACCTTTCTATAATGATCATCGCAG CAGCGAGGATGCAGGGAGGTTATTCCTCGTGGACAGTATACCCAAATTCAGCAAAGACACCAATGCGCCAGTGTTGAGACTCTTCACACAG AATGCCATCAACTTCATGAAAGTAGCCTACATGCCTCCAACTATGGATATTGGTCCTTTTCCTCGATATGTCCAATTTGTTCTCTCAGTCACTAATCGACATGGCAAAACACTTGATGGAATCTGCTTTAATATTACTGTGATACCAGTAGACAACCAACCACCAGAG GTCATCACCAACCCTGTAATGGTGGACGAGGGTGGTGAGCGCTGGCTTGGCCCAGAACACCTGCTGCTGTCAGACGTGGACTCCGTCGACGCAGCCTTGCAATTGGAGCTTCTGAGGGAACCGCAGCATGGGATGCTGCAGCTAAACCGCTCTCCTCTCAAACCTGGGCAAACTTTTACTTTGCATGACCTGACAAGCCACAGAGTTAG GTACAGTCATGACAATTCAGAAACTGTGGACGACAGCATTAATTTGGCTGCAACAGATGGTGTCAATAAAATCCATTTGATTCTACAAGTGAAC GTTTCTCCTATCAACGATGAGGTCCCGGTGCTGGTTGCTGGTTTGAAACCGATGCTTACGTGTGATGAGGGGCAGACAATCATCATTTCAGCTGAGTACATCTATGCAATTGACGCAGACACTGACAACAACAGCCTCACCTTCTTGATTGCACGACAGCCCGATCACGGGCTGGTGCTGAGAAACGGCGTAGTCGTCGATAACTTCATTCAGTCGGACGTCGATGCAGGCATCATCAGCTACAAGCACACAg GGCCGGAGATAGGACTCACTCCATACCATGACACTGTCACTTTTGTGGTTTCTGATGAAGAGGCAGGAAAATATTTTCCCTGCTGCAGTGGAAGAAATCCAGAAATATCTCTTCCTGTGTATGACCTCCACATCACCATTCTCCCCGTCAACAGCCAGCCACCCTCCATTAAAACAG GAGACATTTTTGTGGTAGATGAAGGCGGGAGAGCCCAGATAAAAGCAAGTCATTTGAAGGTGTCAGATGTGGACACAGTTGTGGATGAGctggtggttagtttggttACTCTGCCTCAGTTTGGCTACCTTGAAAATGTCCTACCTCGACCTGGTTTTGAGAAAAGCAACATGGGTATGAGCATAG ACTCTTGTTTTTACAGAGACATCATTGCTGGTCAAATCAACTACGTGCAGTCCAGGCACCAAAAATTGGAACCGACGAGCGATCAGTTAACCCTCTGTGTCTCAGACGGCAAATTCAGCTCTGCCCATGTAACGTTCAACATTGTTGTCAACCCAACAAACGACGAAATTCCAGAGTTTGTGGCTCAAAATATTGCa GTACAAGAAGGACAAATGAAGCATCTGGATTTGACTGTTTTAAATGCAACAGACCTGGATGTACCCAAGAATGTCTTGTTTTTCCGTGTTGTGAAACCACCTCAGCACGGCAATATCGTTCGCCAGCGCACCAATGACACCATTGATCAGCAGGTCAATTCGGAATTCACTGTGGTTGACTTCTCAATGGCAGAGCTAACGAATG GTAAAGCTGTGGCGTACATGCACGACGACTCTAAACACTTGGAAGACAGCTTCACCATCCAGTTAATGGACGGCAGCCACAAAATCCAAAGACGAGTGATGGTGGAAGTAACGGCAGTCAGTGATGAAAAGCCTCATTTAATAAG AAACAATGGACTCGAGGTGGAACCAGGAGAGGCCAGACTCATAACCAGTGTAACCCTCTTCACACAGGACCATGACACTCCCTCTTCACAGGTCATGTACATTTTTACGAGCGTACCTGCCCACGGAGTCCTACAGCTTAAG CATGTTCAAAACTGGCTGCCACTGGTGGCAGGAGAAAACTGTACCCAGGAAATGGTGGATATGAATCATCTGCGCTATGTGCACAGAGACCCGTTCGGGACTACAACAGGGgaccattttcttttctacctCTTTGAcggacagaatcagtctccttcACAGCAGTTCAACATATCCGTCAAGCGTGTGGAAAAGG GAACTATTGCTGTCTTTGCCAGGCCTGTGACTGTCAACCGCGGCGGTCGCGTAGTTCTCACCACCGACATGCTGTTTGCCACAGACCACGCAGACCGGCCCGAGGAACTCGTGTTTGTCATCACCACTCCGGCAGCTCATGGATATTTGGAGAACACCAAGCATCCTGGAGTCACTATCTCCACCTTCAGCCAGATGGACATTGCGGCAAACCGCGTGGTTTATGTGCataacaagcaagcaagcacaCCCACAGAAGCTATTCA GTTTGTTGTTAATAACAACAAGACAAGCCGCGAGGGAATCTTGGAGGTGTCAGTGAAAATGGTGGATCTCATCCCCCCGTCATTGTCCAACAAAGGGCTTCTAATTCCTCAAGGGTTCGCCATGACCCTGAGTCCGGATCGTCTTGCCATGACCGACCCTGACACCCCACGCAGCGCACTGGTCTTTAAAATCCTGCAGCCGCCTCGGCACGGTGAGCTGCTTTTGCACGGAAACGCGCTGGCGGCGGATTCCACTTTCACCCAGCAACACATCGAGGAGTTAGAGGTCACATATAAGCATAACGGAGCGCAGTCACAGATCGACCGATTCGAGTTCACCGCCACGGATGGCGCCAATCGTGGTGTCCTGCTAGATGGGAAGTTACATACAGAACCGCTGTCTTTCATAATTCAG ATCGATCCTTTGGATACATCATATCCTGAGCTTATAAAGCTTCTCCCCCTGTGGAAGGCTGAGATTTTAGCTGATGGACGATATGGAATCTTTTTGTCATCTCAGGAGCTCAAAGCCAAAGACACGAACAGCAAAGAAGAAGAgctgattttttccattgttCGGCAGCCCTATTTTGGTTACCTCGAAAATATCACCACAG GTGGTTTCTCACGAGAGCATATCTCGCAAATGGATCTGAAATGGAGAACAGTTGTCTACATCATCAAACCGGAGATGGAGTCTCTGTCAGACAGCTTGGAATTCAGGGTTTCAGATCGCCATGGAAACACTGGACCATCTCACAT ACTCCAGCTGAAGTGGTCGAGTGTTGAGCTGTCCCAGGGCCAATACTGCGTGAATGAGGAGGACAAAAGAGTCTCGGTGGAGATCATTCGAAAAGGAAATATAGCAGAATCTTCATATGTCACTGTTAAG GTGAACGAGATGACCGCAACTGCAGGAAAAGATTTCCTCTCAAGCTCATCTTCTCTTATCCAGTTTGATCCAG GTGTATCACTGAGGATCTGGAACAGTGAAGTCATTCACGATCAACTTGAAGAGGCAGATGAAGTATTTGAAGTTGTCCTCGTTCTTCCAGAAGACACAGTTATTGCCAGCGTCAGCAAAGCTCAAGTTATCATCAAGGACCAGGGAAGAG GGCAGTGCAAGCAAAACCAGCAACATGCAGCATCTACACTCAAAAAGACAGTTCAGTCTGACAAATACACTCAGAATCCATCTGGAAGACTCAGAAAACTGTCCCTTGGcacaaaatcatccatccacAGAGACTTCTCCAGAAAGAACATCAAG aaaGGAAAAAGGGAAATGATGCGTGTTGTTAGCAGGCGGAGTAAGCAGAAGGCATCGGCCGAGCTCATTAATTCAAAACGTGGCCCTCGGAGATCTTTCCCCAACCCTAGAAAAAGTGAACAT GCTACAACTAATAACTTTGTACCTAGGCCATGTTTGCCAGAAGTGATGGGACTCCTGCATTTCAACCAGACTACCAATCAGATCTTCCATTGCAACGGTGTCTCCTGGAAATCCTGGATGCCAGCAGACCAG GTGGCCTCTCCACTGTGCCCCCGGGGTTGGACCTTTCACAGTGGCCACTGCTACATCCTCAAGAAGCACAAAGCGTCATGGCGCAGAGCAAATCGAAGCTGTACAGAGAG atataAAAGCACCCTTGCAAGCGTTTTCTCAAAACGTGACATGGATTGGCTGTGGGACTTTGGTGGGAGGAAACCGTTTTGGATTG GCCTTAATGACAGCGACGGCGAAGGTTCTTGGATGTGGGCGGATGGACAGAGTGTCAATTACACGAACTGGAACAGGACACCTTCGCCCTCAATTGTGAAAGGGAGCAAAATATGTGGCCTGGTGTGGAGGGGGGCAAAATGGCAAAGACGGGACTGCAAGACGGGCCCAGGTCACAGATATATATGCTCCATCAAGATTTGA